The following are encoded together in the Gopherus evgoodei ecotype Sinaloan lineage chromosome 17, rGopEvg1_v1.p, whole genome shotgun sequence genome:
- the LOC115636481 gene encoding C-C motif chemokine 3-like, whose translation MKVCVAAFAVLLVAALCSQAHSQLDGVNTPTSCCFSYVSKPIPRSLVVKYQHTSSKCSLPAVIFTTKKGREVCSDPNARWVQEYIKHVKQN comes from the exons ATGAAGGTCTGTGTGGCTGCCTTTGCTGTTCTCCTCGTCGCTGCTCTCTGCTCCCAGGCCCATTCTCAGCTTG ATGGCGTCAacaccccaacttcctgctgCTTCAGCTATGTTTCCAAGCCAATCCCACGGAGCCTTGTGGTGAAGTACCAGCACACCAGCAGCAAGTGCTCCTTGCCGGCTGTAAT CTTTACCACTAAGAAAGGCCGGGAAGTCTGCTCTGATCCCAATGCACGATGGGTCCAGGAGTACATCAAGCATGTGAAACAAAACTGA